In Rhodothermus marinus DSM 4252, a single genomic region encodes these proteins:
- a CDS encoding RNA polymerase sigma factor: MATETVIPSWKAVLEGDRRAFRRLVEPYLDELLRAAHRELEHYRRLKELRPEDLTAEELVGETLITAWRQRHRKPKRLSVRTWLLGLLHRVLQRYLQRERTFRRLWELSLDEPVPPEPIYDDEESFWEWYQPDDLERWEDVLPDPSTLETERLIVEEVPPEALEPLEPIERQVLLLHDTHEVPIQEVAMVVQRSVRETAEILQRARRRVQEART, from the coding sequence TTGGCAACCGAAACCGTCATCCCGTCCTGGAAAGCCGTGCTGGAGGGCGACCGACGCGCCTTCCGGCGGCTGGTCGAGCCCTACCTGGACGAACTGCTGCGCGCCGCCCACCGCGAACTGGAGCACTACCGGCGGCTCAAAGAGCTGCGCCCCGAGGATCTGACCGCCGAAGAGCTGGTGGGCGAGACGCTGATCACGGCCTGGCGCCAGCGGCACCGCAAGCCGAAGCGGCTGAGCGTCCGGACCTGGCTGCTGGGCCTGCTCCATCGCGTACTCCAGCGCTACCTGCAGCGCGAACGCACCTTCCGTCGGCTCTGGGAGCTATCGCTTGACGAGCCGGTACCGCCCGAGCCCATTTACGACGACGAGGAGTCGTTCTGGGAATGGTACCAACCTGACGATCTGGAACGCTGGGAAGACGTGCTTCCGGATCCGAGCACGCTCGAAACGGAGCGGCTCATCGTGGAAGAGGTACCGCCCGAAGCGCTGGAGCCGCTGGAACCCATCGAACGCCAGGTGTTGCTGCTGCACGACACGCACGAGGTGCCAATTCAGGAGGTGGCCATGGTCGTGCAGCGATCGGTACGCGAGACGGCCGAAATCCTGCAACGTGCCCGTCGGCGCGTGCAGGAAGCGCGCACCTGA